The Toxorhynchites rutilus septentrionalis strain SRP chromosome 3, ASM2978413v1, whole genome shotgun sequence genome includes a region encoding these proteins:
- the LOC129775921 gene encoding galactosylgalactosylxylosylprotein 3-beta-glucuronosyltransferase I, with protein sequence MNQEIRIKAKPFYAVLVILAFLIIYSISSNRDCGDEEQIKAALEQSLNREAFHLNQKGPTIYAITPTYARPVQKAELTRLSHVIRLVPNVFWVIVEDAENTSQLVSKLLKKSGLNERSVQLSAKTPTNFKLQGKDPNWSKPRGVEQRNKALEWVRKHLAENGGREKHSVIYFMDDDNTYSTDLFAEISKIERNKVGVWPVGLVGGLMVEKPVLNRDGIVLGFNSEWRPERPFPLDMAGFAISSDLILDNPQAQFSYEVERGYQESEILRHLTIVHEMQPLANKCTEVLVWHTRTEVPKLDAEKVLQKAGKRSDVGLEV encoded by the exons ATGAATCAAGAAATTCGAATAAAGGCTAAGCCTTTCTATGCCGTGCTTGTGATACTAGCTTTTTTGATAATCTATAGTATAAGTTCCAATCGGGACTGTGGTGATGAGGAACAAATTAAGGCAGCTTTAGAACAAAGCCTAAATCGGGAAGCTTTCCATCTGAACCAGAAAGGACCAACAATTTACGCCATAACACCAACCTACGCACGACCCGTACAAAAAGCAGAACTTACAAG ATTATCCCATGTGATACGTTTGGTTCCGAATGTTTTTTGGGTTATAGTGGAAGATGCCGAGAATACTTCGCAATTGGTATCTAAACTTCTAAAGAAAAGCGGCCTTAACGAAAGAAGCGTCCAATTAAGCGCTAAAACCCCGACCAACTTCAAGCTACAAGGTAAAGATCCGAACTGGTCAAAACCGCGAGGCGTTGAACAACGCAATAAAGCTTTAGAATGGGTCCGGAAGCATTTGGCTGAAAATGGTGGACGTGAAAAGCATTCAGTCATTTATTTTATGGATGACGATAACACATATAGTACGGACCTGTTtgctgaaatttcaaaaattgagcGAAATAAG GTTGGAGTCTGGCCAGTGGGTCTCGTAGGAGGACTCATGGTAGAGAAACCGGTTTTGAATCGAGACGGCATTGTTCTAGGATTCAACAGCGAATGGCGACCAGAGAGACCATTTCCGCTCGATATGGCAGGTTTTGCTATCAGCTCTGATTTGATCTTGGATAATCCCCAAGCGCAGTTCAGTTATGAAGTTGAACGTGGTTATCAGGAAAGCGAAATACTCCGACATCTCACGATAGTTCACGAGATGCAACCATTGGCAAACAAATGCACCGAAGTTTTGGTATGGCACACGCGTACCGAAGTGCCTAAATTGGATGCAGAGAAAGTACTACAAAAGGCTGGGAAACGATCCGATGTTGGCTTAGAGGTCTAA
- the LOC129773890 gene encoding uncharacterized protein LOC129773890: MNAKTKTLQSGKPSKTVRNVLVQPFKTKWPLVTGNEREKVENLLNKISQEHLAIGSNAACGILHNGQACALFLTSDFYPQILGKQIIRMARRNSSSVKILAIENLSWNGIQEKLIAVRKSASKDPTICNLLELTEHICMLSGFDDDSSDVLKTSKAKSSTKLKFAQNEGGETIDKFYLERVDSKQREFVPNISTLLSKTTKISTNPEWGEHISFKPKPMEIELDHQLKQKPVFPKIKKSSVTYAPLIVNRVRGNPNRKKQIKSSYYFDFF, encoded by the exons ATGAACGCCAAAACAAAAACGTTACAAAGTGGAAAACCATCCAAAACCGTTCGTAATGTACTAGTACAGCCATTCAAAACTAAATG GCCTCTAGTAACCGGAAATGAGAGAGAAAAGGTAGAGAATCTGTTGAAtaaaatatcgca AGAGCATCTCGCAATCGGCTCAAATGCTGCATGTGGTATACTACACAATGGACAGGCATGTGCACTTTTCCTGACCTCTGATTTTTACCCTCAAATTCTTGGAAAGCAAATAATCCGAATGGCACGGCGTAACTCTTCTTCCGTCAAAATACTGGCCATCGAGAATCTTAGTTGGAATGGCATCCAAGAGAAGCTGATTGCAGTTCGAAAAAGTGCGAGCAAGGATCCTACAATATGTAATCTTTTGGAACTGACGGAACATATATGTATGCTGAGTGGATTCGACGATGATTCCAGTGATGTTTTAAAAACTTCAAAAGCAAAATCGTCAACTAAGCTGAAGTTTGCACAAAATGAAGGTGGAGAGACTATAGATAAATTCTATTTGGAGAGGGTGGATTCGAAGCAGCGAGAGTTTGTCCCTAATATATCAACATTGCTATCGAAGACGACTAAAATTTCCACCAATCCAGAATGGGGTGAACACATATCATTCAAGCCGAAACCGATGGAAATTGAGCTGGACCATCAACTGAAGCAAAAGCCTGTTTTTCCTAAAATCAAGAAGAGTAGTGTAACTTATGCTCCTTTAATTGTTAATCGAGTTCGAGGAAATCCGAACCGAAAGAAACAAATAAAGAGTagttattattttgattttttttaa
- the LOC129778633 gene encoding Fanconi anemia group M protein-like, translating into MWPTMASLHSACSNENVPTLPITAEEGCDLVAEFVANDHRFQMGIQHPNPYAGFSPYTGIDWLYPIDCSTPDYLPLIAERVFYHNSLIILPTKFEKSFITAVLMHNVYRWYPLGKIVYITSKRKLVEGQQRACQQFMKFNLMDVAEMNMRAKDRIYFWMAKRVFFITTQMMLTDLGKLSEILNKIKLVVIDEPQTDNTYHTKIIQKIAEHNKNFRIMCVCLTSSKSIDTSLLKEWLITNIELQWANPYGTTDKWLMNKKEISCISTPSGPTLTALLVELAAISQCYIKDLRLSKSLSNLSFENITIARIRQEREIYEQSVLAGTLRPDHYNIMQNFHLAEKMVQAYRILERDGIVALLEHHERSNDIYIQTIQKFSEFMNKLKQGIYTIPHPKFQTLDNFLCEFTQKSQHARILIVVEKLDAALIIHGNLRKFPSVSHRVLIDSDYSHYVEMFRSGTVNILIVPVEVEPAIDVGETDLIVLFSMTDQPRDFLARIARTRGATPGAIIILTTAGSEEQEINEIINTRHMHYLENRNIIPIGVDLSGLMGQTFPSLIPPGFQPKGKHIVFNDPLVQFEISNKRLSAKDVLPQAGGKRRFIDVLSDRPSMLDVVNGQMYHEVVQIDLMEVRVSAQIDEVKRENSTLLYQ; encoded by the exons ATGTGGCCGACAATGGCATCGCTTCATTCTGCTTGTTCAAATGAAAACGTGCCTACATTGCCGATAACTGCGGAGGAAGGTTGTGATCTGGTAGCAGAGTTTGTAGCAAATGATCATCGATTTCAGATGGGAATACAACATCCAAATCCTTATGCTGGGTTCAGTCCGTATACTGGAATTGATTGGCTTTATCCAATCGATTGCTCTACGCCAGATTATTTGCCACTAATCGCTGAAAGAGTGTTTTATCACAATTCGTTAATAATTCTTCCGACCAAATTCGAAAAATCCTTCATAACCGCTGTATTGATGCATAACGTGTATCGCTGGTATCCGTTGGGAAAAATTGTTTACATAACCTCAAAGCGCAAACTAGTGGAAGGGCAGCAAAGGGCATGTCAACAATTCATGAAATTTAATTTGATGGATGTAGCAGAAATGAATATGAGGGCAAAAGATCGAATTTATTTTTGGATGGCGAAACGAGTGTTTTTTATAACTACGCAAATGATGCTCACCGATTTGGGAAAATTGTCCGAGATATTGAATAAAATCAAGCTGGTCGTTATTGATGAGCCACAAACTGATAATACCTACCATACCAAAATCATTCAGAAAATAGCGGAACATAATAAAAATTTCCGTATCATGTGTGTCTGCTTGACTTCAAGTAAATCGATTGATACTAGTCTGCTGAAGGAATGGCTCATTACAAACATTGAGTTACAATGGGCCAACCCGTATGGAACAACTGACAAATGGTTGATGAACAAAAAGGAAATAAGCTGTATCAGCACTCCGTCAGGACCTACTCTTACGGCGCTTCTAGTAGAGCTGGCAGCTATTTCGCAATGTTATATCAAGGATTTACGTCTATCGAAATCGCTTTCCAATTTATCGTTCGAGAATATAACCATCGCACGCATCCGACAAGAACGCGAAATATATGAGCAATCAGTCCTCGCAGGAACTTTACGGCCAGATCATTACAATATTATGCAAAACTTTCATTTGGCGGAAAAAATGGTTCAAGCCTATCGCATCCTAGAGCGTGACGGTATTGTGGCTCTTCTCGAGCATCATGAACGGTCCAATGATATTTATATTCAGACCATTCAGAAGTTTAGCGAGTTCATGAATAAACTCAAACAGGGCATTTATACTATACCGCACCCAAAGTTTCAAACATTAGACAATTTTTTATGCGAATTTACGCAG AAAAGCCAACATGCACGGATCCTGATAGTGGTGGAAAAGCTGGATGCTGCATTGATTATTCATGGAAACTTGAGGAAATTTCCAAGTGTTTCGCATAGAGTACTAATCG ATTCCGATTACTCGCATTACGTTGAAATGTTCCGCAGTGGAACCGTTAATATTTTGATCGTCCCGGTTGAAGTTGAACCGGCAATCGATGTTGGCGAAACGGATCTTATCGTTTTGTTCAGTATGACGGATCAACCAAGGGATTTTCTGGCGCGTATTGCACGCACAAGGGGCGCAACCCCAGGGGCTATCATAATTCTGACCACCGCAGGATCGGAGGAACAGGAAATTAACGAGATAATCAACACACGCCATATGCATTACTTGGAGAATCGAAATATTATTCCTATCGGCGTGGATTTGTCAGGACTTATGGGGCAGACATTTCCATCTTTGATTCCTCCTGGTTTCCAACCAAAAGGAAAGCATATCGTTTTCAATGATCCGCTGGTTCAGTTTGAGATCTCTAATAAGCGTTTATCTGCTAAAGATGTACTGCCGCAGGCTGGTGGGAAGCGAAGATTTATTGACGTATTATCGGACAGGCCCAGTATGCTTGACGTAGTAAATGGACAGATGTACCACGAGGTTGTACAAATCGACCTCATGGAGGTACGCGTAAGTGCTCAAATCGACGAAGTCAAAAGAGAGAATTCAACATTGTTGTATCAGTGA
- the LOC129776489 gene encoding molybdenum cofactor synthesis protein cinnamon codes for MKYAVITVSDTCSNGTATDTSGPLLISLVESKLNGTVVNYLVVPDDIDTIKQSLIYSSDVLQASAIFTTGGTGFAPRDVTPEATKAVLTKEAPQLSLAMTLKSMEKTKFACLSRAVCGIRNRTLIVNFPGSKKAVEECFYAINDVIPHMLQLLTDNVPKVRETHRKMQSHGDGENVHVCPHATGKGGDDRNSPFPMIDVGEALKIILSAIDSKSSPKKQMSRVNIPPFRASIKDGYAMKSIGGKGVKRVIKYVAAGSGIIRDNFNIDECYKINTGAPVPDYADCVVQVEDTKLISSVNDAESIVEILIDPTPDLDIRPIGSDLRMGEEVFEYRFPLSAAQKSLLASIGETPKVDKLKIAIISTGDELVHPYGDSSQGEPLEGKIYDSNTTMLTQLLVQFGFGEDQCSVNHIVIKDDYTSFHNGIESFTDSMHVIICTGGVSMGDKDFVKPVLEDLQYDLKFGRVNMKPGKPFTFASKGSTLFFGLPGNPVSAFVTFHIFALPALRKYLSSINGASCTFAKCCLPNITVELDTECYYLDPRPECVRASITSKNGKLYARVTDKQISSRLKSIVEADVLLHFPARTPSKTTVVQGELLTASVIRTDFISAYE; via the exons ATGAAATACGCCGTTATAACAG TAAGTGATACATGTTCCAATGGAACCGCCACAGATACAAGTGGACCTCTGCTGATTAGTTTAGTCGAAAGCAAACTCAATGGTACTGTTGTTAACTATTTAGTTGTACCGGATGATATCGATACAATAAAG CAATCTCTTATATATTCATCCGATGTGCTTCAAGCGAGCGCAATCTTTACCACAGGAGGAACCGGTTTTGCTCCTCGTGATGTTACTCCAGAAGCTACCAAAGCTGTTCTTACCAAGGAAGCACCTCAGCTATCGCTAGCAATGACATTGAAGAGCATGGAGAAGACAAAATTTGCGTGTTTGTCTAGAGCTGTTTGTGGTATTCGGAATCGGACACTAATCGTGAATTTTCCAGGCAGTAAAAAAGCTGTCGAAGAATGCTTTTATGCCATAAACGATGTCATACCTCATATGCTGCAATTGCTTACTGACAACGTGCCAAAGGTGAGGGAAACGCATCGGAAAATGCAGTCTCATGGTGATGGCGAAAACGTTCATGTATGCCCTCATGCCACTGGCAAAGGTGGAGACGACAGAAACTCCCCATTTCCGATGATTGATGTTGGAGaagctctaaagatcattcTCTCTGCGATAGATTCCAAATCAAGTCCGAAGAAGCAAATGAGTCGCGTGAACATTCCGCCTTTTCGTGCGTCAATTAAGGACGGTTATGCTATGAAATCTATCGGTGGAAAAGGGGTGAAACGCGTTATTAAATATGTAGCCGCTGGCAGTGGAATCATTCGAGACAACTTCAATATCGATGAGTGCTACAAAATCAACACCGGTGCTCCTGTTCCGGATTACGCAGATTGCGTTGTACAAGTTGAGGATACAAAATTGATATCATCCGTAAATGACGCTGAAAGTATCGTTGAAATTCTCATTGACCCGACTCCAGATCTTGATATCCGTCCCATTGGCAGTGATTTACGAATGGGTGAAGAGGTGTTTGAATATCGCTTCCCCCTTAGCGCCGCCCAAAAGTCATTGCTTGCGTCAATCGGTGAGACGCCAAAAGTGGACAAACTTAAGATTGCAATTATATCCACTGGTGATGAACTCGTGCATCCGTATGGCGACAGCTCTCAAGGAGAACCGCTGGAAGGAAAAATATATGATTCCAACACAACTATGCTCACACAGTTACTGGTGCAATTTGGTTTTGGTGAAGATCAATGTTCGGTAAATCACATTGTTATCAAAGATGA CTATACTTCGTTCCACAATGGAATAGAATCATTCACCGATTCCATGCACGTGATTATCTGTACTGGAGGGGTATCAATGGGCGACAAAGACTTTGTGAAGCCAGTATTGGAAGATTTGCAATACGATTTGAAGTTCGGACGAGTCAATATGAAACCCGGAAAACCTTTTACCTTTGCCAGTAAAGGAAGTACCTTATTTTTTGGATTGCCTGGCAATCCTGTGTCTGCTTTCGTTACGTTTCACATTTTTGCGCTACCAGCGCTACGGAAATATCTTTCATCCATAAACGGTGCCTCTTGTACATTTGCAAAATGCTGTCTTCCCAACATAACCGTTGAG CTTGATACGGAGTGCTACTACTTGGATCCTAGGCCAGAATGCGTACGAGCTTCGATTACATCGAAGAATGGCAAACTCTACGCACGGGTCACCGATAAACAAATTAGCAGTCGACTGAAAAGCATCGTCGAAGCTGATGTTCTGTTACATTTTCCGGCACGAACTCCGTCCAAGACCACGGTTGTACAAGGGGAGCTCCTCACAGCATCAGTAAtccgaactgattttatttctgCGTATGAATAA